In Halosegnis marinus, one genomic interval encodes:
- a CDS encoding DUF2150 family protein, translated as MTDDETPEEFYSEERWNNWLDRLREEDIDPENEDSARLLLNLQDDAAIAVAKIVTAYDEGVLGEDPALDELEQFAAVVLGEVDIEDEDKAMLVDSVQMALHCVAAAAEMFVLDGAPEKGTVGANIDAAVEAEADEEFDTAFNYCAQAGTIIIAGADTDVSAIAADLEYGYVAEWVNGLDSLQDALSDPEVVEEDA; from the coding sequence ATGACCGACGACGAGACGCCGGAGGAGTTCTACAGCGAGGAACGCTGGAACAACTGGCTCGACCGGCTCCGCGAGGAGGACATCGACCCCGAGAACGAGGACTCCGCCCGTCTCCTGCTCAATCTACAGGACGACGCCGCCATCGCCGTCGCGAAGATCGTCACCGCCTACGACGAGGGCGTGCTCGGCGAGGACCCGGCGCTCGACGAACTCGAACAGTTCGCCGCCGTCGTCCTCGGCGAGGTCGACATCGAGGACGAGGACAAGGCGATGCTCGTGGACTCCGTCCAGATGGCGCTCCACTGTGTCGCCGCCGCCGCGGAGATGTTCGTCCTCGACGGCGCGCCCGAGAAGGGCACCGTCGGCGCGAACATCGACGCCGCCGTCGAGGCGGAGGCCGACGAGGAGTTCGACACCGCGTTCAACTACTGCGCGCAGGCCGGCACCATCATCATCGCGGGCGCGGACACCGACGTGAGCGCCATCGCCGCCGACCTCGAATACGGCTACGTCGCGGAGTGGGTCAACGGCCTCGACTCGCTACAGGACGCCCTCTCCGACCCCGAGGTCGTCGAGGAGGACGCGTAG
- a CDS encoding NAD(P)/FAD-dependent oxidoreductase — MIAVVGGGVAGLAAAYRLQQAGYEPTVFEASDSVGGLAATYETAGDPIEAYYHHLSATEETIVELAEELGVADRLEWRWGHDSYYVEGVVHPLNTAWEIAAYPYLSFYDKFRLGMLTLGIDVRGGLPSFDTYDDLESFEHVPIKEFLLDHTTQGVYDYFFEPLLRAKFGSRAEDVSAAWLLGRIKFRGERDLTKGEKLGYFEGSFAVLLDALVEEVGRENVVTGARVQDIGFGESVESLTVERDGDVTEHAVEDAVVTTMPHLLERWTGYACDIDFQGSVCAVVTMEEAVTDTYWLNIADEAPFGALIEHTNFVPPERYGGDHLLYCASYVQNTDEPLWNMDDDELEEHWLSGVEEMFPEFSRDAVTDFRVSRNPRTAPIYERGYLDMVVPYDLGDEVADGLYYAGMASRAQYPERSLNGGIVAGYEAADLVAENRR, encoded by the coding sequence ATGATCGCAGTCGTCGGCGGCGGCGTCGCCGGGCTCGCGGCCGCCTACCGCCTCCAGCAGGCGGGCTACGAGCCGACCGTCTTCGAGGCCTCCGACTCCGTAGGGGGGCTCGCGGCCACCTACGAGACGGCCGGCGACCCCATCGAGGCGTACTACCACCACCTCTCCGCGACCGAGGAGACCATCGTCGAGCTCGCCGAGGAGCTGGGCGTCGCCGACCGGCTGGAGTGGCGGTGGGGCCACGACTCCTACTACGTCGAGGGCGTCGTCCACCCGCTCAATACGGCGTGGGAGATAGCCGCGTACCCGTACCTGAGCTTCTACGACAAGTTCCGGCTCGGCATGCTGACGCTCGGCATCGACGTGCGGGGCGGCCTCCCCTCGTTCGACACCTACGACGACCTCGAGTCGTTCGAGCACGTCCCTATCAAGGAGTTCCTGCTCGACCACACGACGCAGGGGGTGTACGACTACTTCTTCGAACCGCTCCTGCGGGCGAAGTTCGGCTCCCGCGCCGAGGACGTGTCGGCCGCGTGGCTGCTCGGCCGCATCAAGTTCCGCGGCGAGCGCGACCTGACGAAGGGGGAGAAGCTCGGCTACTTCGAGGGGAGCTTCGCGGTTCTGCTCGACGCGCTGGTCGAGGAAGTCGGCCGGGAGAACGTCGTGACGGGGGCGCGCGTACAGGACATCGGGTTCGGCGAGTCGGTCGAGTCGTTGACCGTCGAACGCGACGGCGACGTGACCGAACACGCCGTCGAGGACGCCGTCGTCACGACGATGCCCCACCTGCTCGAACGCTGGACGGGCTACGCCTGCGACATCGACTTCCAGGGGTCGGTGTGTGCCGTGGTCACGATGGAGGAGGCGGTCACGGACACCTACTGGCTCAACATCGCGGACGAGGCCCCGTTCGGCGCGCTCATCGAGCACACGAACTTCGTCCCGCCCGAGCGGTACGGCGGCGACCACCTGCTGTACTGTGCCAGCTACGTCCAGAACACCGACGAGCCGCTGTGGAACATGGACGACGACGAACTCGAGGAACACTGGCTCTCGGGCGTCGAGGAGATGTTCCCGGAGTTCTCCCGCGACGCGGTGACCGACTTCCGCGTCTCCCGGAACCCCCGCACCGCGCCCATCTACGAGCGCGGCTACCTCGACATGGTCGTCCCCTACGACCTCGGCGACGAGGTGGCCGACGGTCTCTACTACGCCGGGATGGCCTCGCGGGCGCAGTACCCCGAGCGGTCGCTCAACGGCGGTATCGTCGCGGGGTACGAGGCCGCGGACCTGGTGGCGGAAAATCGGAGGTAG
- a CDS encoding DUF6149 family protein, translating into MKLRQNVRHWAAKKALTTPVIGDIANDKLVDLHTRIFLGKADEARRDEREAHLDDFFDATMDTYVAALEAGYTEAEAREVTHIQANFDFFTHGWAEMMEFPADELEEHYRRYEDFFSTHGITIDDPLGEFRPADGIADAPATPEALDEGEFENAVAGFADDVYVSDGDDLVKGGNAVEPDDDDVDVSAAPGFEDDGEDATAD; encoded by the coding sequence ATGAAGCTCCGGCAGAACGTCCGCCACTGGGCCGCCAAGAAGGCGCTCACCACGCCCGTCATCGGCGATATCGCCAACGACAAGCTTGTCGACCTCCACACCCGCATCTTCCTCGGGAAGGCCGACGAGGCGCGCCGCGACGAGCGCGAGGCCCACCTCGACGACTTCTTCGACGCGACGATGGACACCTACGTCGCCGCGCTGGAGGCCGGCTACACCGAGGCCGAGGCCCGCGAGGTCACCCACATCCAGGCGAACTTCGACTTCTTCACCCACGGCTGGGCAGAGATGATGGAGTTCCCCGCCGACGAACTGGAGGAACACTACCGCCGCTACGAGGACTTCTTCTCGACGCACGGCATCACCATCGACGACCCCCTCGGCGAGTTCCGACCCGCCGACGGCATCGCCGACGCCCCCGCGACCCCGGAGGCGCTCGATGAGGGCGAGTTCGAGAACGCCGTCGCGGGCTTCGCCGACGACGTGTACGTCTCGGACGGCGACGACCTCGTGAAGGGCGGCAACGCCGTCGAACCGGACGACGACGACGTGGACGTGTCGGCCGCGCCCGGCTTCGAGGACGACGGCGAGGACGCGACCGCGGACTGA